A genomic region of Bosea sp. 124 contains the following coding sequences:
- a CDS encoding adenine phosphoribosyltransferase: MNLADTIRAIPDYPKPGIIFRDITTLLGNARAFRRAVDELVQPFAGLKIAKIAGIEARGFILGGAVAHQLSAGFVPVRKKGKLPHETVSVSYSLEYGTDEIEIHTDAVVPGERVLLVDDLIATGGTAEGAVNLLSQLGAEVVAACFIVDLPDLGGADKIRRLGVPVRTLVSFAGH; encoded by the coding sequence ATGAACCTTGCCGATACCATCCGCGCGATTCCGGATTATCCCAAGCCCGGCATCATCTTCCGCGACATCACCACGCTGCTCGGCAATGCGCGTGCGTTTCGCCGCGCCGTGGACGAGCTGGTGCAGCCTTTCGCGGGGCTGAAGATCGCCAAGATCGCCGGCATCGAGGCGCGCGGCTTCATCCTCGGCGGTGCCGTGGCGCACCAGCTCTCGGCCGGCTTCGTGCCGGTGCGCAAGAAGGGCAAGCTGCCGCACGAGACGGTCAGCGTGAGCTATTCGCTGGAATACGGCACCGACGAGATCGAGATCCATACCGACGCCGTCGTGCCGGGCGAGCGCGTGCTGCTGGTCGACGATCTGATCGCGACCGGCGGCACGGCCGAGGGGGCGGTCAACCTGCTGTCGCAATTGGGGGCTGAGGTCGTCGCCGCCTGCTTCATCGTCGACCTGCCGGATCTCGGCGGCGCCGACAAGATCAGGCGGCTCGGCGTGCCCGTGCGCACGCTGGTCTCCTTCGCGGGGCACTGA
- the mtnA gene encoding S-methyl-5-thioribose-1-phosphate isomerase, whose translation MRIHGQAYRTIWLAQDGWRVCVIDQTRLPFRFETVTLSSAEAAAEAIRSMIVRGAPLIGATAAYGMALAMRAEPSDASLEAALVLLGATRPTAVNLHWALARMRGRLVALSPEERMAAAYSEAAAICDEDVALCRAIGEHGLGLIRAIASGRPAERAINILTHCNAGWLATVDWGTALAPIYLAHDAGIPLHVWVDETRPRNQGAALTAYELGAHGVPHTVIADNAGGHLMQHGEVDMVIVGTDRTTATGDVANKIGTYLKALAAHDNGVPFYVALPSPTIDWGLSDGLREIPIEERAAREVTHLTGLGEDGEVRSFRVVAPGSDAANPAFDVTPARLVTGLITERGVTPASAEGLARLFPDQVRGAAA comes from the coding sequence ATGAGGATTCACGGTCAGGCCTACCGGACGATCTGGTTGGCGCAGGATGGCTGGCGCGTCTGCGTCATCGACCAGACACGGCTGCCCTTTCGCTTCGAGACCGTGACGCTATCCTCGGCCGAGGCGGCTGCCGAGGCGATCCGCAGCATGATCGTGCGGGGTGCGCCGCTGATCGGGGCAACGGCTGCCTATGGCATGGCGCTGGCGATGCGTGCGGAGCCGTCCGACGCGTCGCTGGAGGCAGCGCTTGTTTTGCTTGGCGCGACACGGCCGACCGCGGTCAACCTGCACTGGGCCCTGGCCCGGATGCGGGGGCGGCTCGTGGCGCTGTCGCCGGAGGAGCGGATGGCCGCCGCCTACAGCGAGGCCGCCGCGATCTGTGACGAGGATGTCGCGCTCTGCCGCGCCATCGGCGAGCATGGGCTCGGGCTGATCCGCGCCATCGCCTCGGGGCGTCCGGCCGAGCGGGCCATCAACATCCTGACGCATTGCAATGCCGGCTGGCTCGCAACCGTCGACTGGGGCACGGCTTTGGCGCCGATCTATCTCGCCCATGATGCCGGAATCCCCCTCCATGTCTGGGTCGACGAGACCAGGCCGCGCAACCAGGGGGCGGCGCTGACCGCCTATGAACTCGGGGCGCATGGCGTGCCGCACACCGTGATTGCCGACAATGCCGGCGGGCATCTCATGCAGCATGGCGAGGTCGACATGGTGATCGTCGGCACCGACCGGACGACGGCAACCGGCGATGTCGCAAACAAGATCGGGACCTACCTCAAGGCGCTGGCCGCGCACGACAACGGCGTGCCCTTCTATGTGGCGCTGCCCTCGCCGACGATCGACTGGGGGCTGTCGGATGGCCTGCGCGAGATCCCGATCGAGGAGCGCGCGGCGCGCGAGGTCACGCATCTGACCGGGCTTGGCGAGGATGGCGAGGTGAGGTCGTTCCGTGTGGTCGCGCCTGGCAGCGACGCGGCGAATCCAGCTTTCGACGTGACGCCGGCGCGGCTCGTCACCGGGCTGATCACCGAGCGCGGCGTCACACCGGCCAGCGCGGAAGGGCTCGCCCGGCTGTTTCCGGATCAGGTGAGGGGAGCGGCGGCATGA